The DNA segment CTTGCCCGACTTCGCCACCCGGCGTCAGTGGGCGCAGCTGGCGTCGTGGATGTGCCAGTGGTTCAGGCGCAGGTTGAGCAGGTGGGCCAGGCCGACCAGCATGCCGCCCACCGTCATCACGATCGCGTGGGGGACGACGGATTCGTGCAGCGGTGCGTACAACACGCCCGCCCACAGCGCCGCCAGTCCGAACAACAACATGCCCAGTGCACGGAAGGCGCGGTGGCGGCGGTAGCCCCAGATCAGGCTGAAGAGCCCCAGCACCGTCACGAAGGTCACGAAGGCTCGCTCGAAGCCATCACCCAGCCACACCGACAACCCCAGCGAGGGGATGGCCGCCAGCAGCAGCGGGGTGATCGCGCAATGCAGGGCGCAGACCAGCGATCCCGCGGCGGCGAACCGGTCGATGAAGGAGCGGAGGGAGGACTTCATGGCCACAAGTATGACTTCCGGGGGGGTTATATTGTCACTACTGGTATATTATAACATCATTCGTAACCCCACCTGAGTGATCCCCATCCCATGCCATCCCCACGCCGTATCGCCCTTCCCGCCCCTCGCTTGCTCGTGACCGCCCTTGCCCTAGCGCTGGCCTCACCCGTCGCTTTCGCCAACGACGCCGGCGCTCCCCAGGCCAAGGACCTGGACGCGGTAGTCGTCACGGCATCGCCGTTGAAGGGCAATGCGGAGTCCGTCGCCACCCCGGTCGATGTGCTCTACGGCGAGGAGCTCGACAAGGCCAAGGCCGGCACCCTCGGCGAGACCGTCGCCAAGTTGCCCGGCGTGCAGACCACCTACTTCGGCACCGGCGTCGGCCGCCCGATCATCCGTGGCCAGGAAGGTCCGCGCGTGCAGGTACTGTCGGGTGGCATCGGTTCGATGGACGCCTCCACCGTCAGCGCCGACCATGCGGTCAGCATCGAGCCGTTCCTGGCCGACCAGGTCGAAGTGCTGAAGGGCCCGGCCACGCTGCTATTCGGCAGCGGCGCGATCGGCGGCGCGGTGAACGTCGTCGACGGTCGGCTGGCCGAATCGATTCCCGACGAACCCTTGAGCGGCCGTGCGGAAGTGCGCGGCAATACGGTGAACGACGAGCGCACCGGCATGTTCCGCCTCGATGGCGTCAGCGGGAAGTGGGTGCTGCACGTGGATGGCCTGGTACGCGACACCGACGACTACGACATCCCCGGCGTGGCGATCCTGCACGACCACGACGAAGGCGAAGAACATGAGGAAGCGCCCCAGCCGAACGGCACGCTGCCCAACAGTTCGGTGAAGACGCGCGCGGGTGCCGTTGGCGCGACCTACCTGGGCGACCGCGGCTACTTCGGCCTGGCCGCCAGCACGTATCGCACCAACTACGGCATCCCCGCCGGCGCGCACGTGCATGGCGAGGACGACCATGACCACGATCATGACGGCGAGGCCGACCATGAGGACGAAGCGCACGAGGAAGGTCCGGTGCGCATCGACATGACCCAGAACCGGTTCGACCTTAAGGCCGGCATCTACGAGCCCGTCTCGTTCCTGCAGAGCGTCAACCTGCGCGCCGCATGGAACGACTACGAGCACGTCGAGCTGGAAGGCGACGAGATCGGTACGCGCTTCACCAACGAAGGTTACGACGCGCGCCTGGAAGCCGTGCAGAAGAGCTGGAACGGCTGGCGCGGGGCCTTCGGCCTGCAGTTTGGCAGCACCGATTTCAACGCCGTCGGTGCCGAAGCCTTCGTTCCTGCCACCACCACCGACAGCCTGGGCGTGTTCGTGGTGCAGGAAAAGGATTTCGGCCCGTGGAAGCTCGAACTGGGCGGTCGCTACGACCAGGTCAAGCTGAAGCCCGACGATCGCGCATCCCGCGACTTCGATGCGGTCAACCTGTCTGCCGCGGCCATCTGGCGCTTGAGCGACGGCTTCGACCTGCGCTTCGGCCTCGATCGCTCGGAACGCGCGCCGACCAACGAGGAGCTGTTCGCGGGCGGCACGCACGTGGCCACACAGTCCATCGAAATCGGCGATGCCGCGCTTGAAACGGAAAAGGGCGTGCGGGCCGAGGTCGGTGCGCACTGGCATACCGATCGCATGGAACTGAAGCTGGCCGTCTACCAGACGAAGTTCAAGGACTTCATCTACCTCACCGATACCGGCGTGGAGGAAGAAGGCTATCCGGTGCGCCTGTGGGCACAGGACGACGCTACCTTCACCGGTGCCGAAGCCGAAGCGAAGATCCAGTTGGCCGACACGTCTGCCGGCGCGTGGGACCTGCGCCTGTATGGCGACTACGTGCGCGCGAAGCTGGATGGCAACGGGACGCGTACCGTGGCGTTCGAGGTGCCGCATGGCGACCACACGCATGCCTACGAAGTCGATATCGCGCAGGGCGGCTACCTGCCCCGCATTTCACCGATGCGATTCGGTGCCGACCTTGGCTGGTCGCTCGGCGGCTGGCGTGCGTCGCTGGGCGCGGTGCGTTACAGCAAGCAGGACGACGTGGCGCAGAACGAGGCACCCAGCGACGGCTATACGCTGGTCGACGCTCACTTGGCCTACCGCTGGGATCGCACCGCCTCCAGCTGGGAGGTCTTCCTGGATGGCAGCAACCTGACCGACGAAGAAGCCCGCCCGCATACCTCGATGCTGCGCGACTACGCGCCGCTGCCGGGCCGCGGTGTGGCGTTCGGCCTGCGCGCGTACTTCTGATCGACGCCTGACGGTCCTCCCCCGGCGGCTGGCCTCCATGGCAGCCGCCCTTCTTGACATCAATTATGTGCATATACACATAATTGGCATCCTCTCGTGCGAGTCCGTGCATGCCCACTCCAACGCCCAGCGTCTGCACTTGCTTCCGGTTGAGACGGGCCAGCCGGCGCGTCACCCAGGTGTACGACCACGAACTGGCAGCCGTCGGCCTGAGCCTCAACCAGTATTCGATCCTCCGCCGCACGGAACGCGAGCCTCGCGCGCTCGGCGGACTCGCGGACGAACTCGGCATGGATCGCACCACGCTGACCCGCAACCTCTCACCGTTGGTGGACGCCGGATTGCTGGAAACCGTCCGCGGCGAAGACGCGCGCCAACGGCTGGTCGCACTGACGACCGAAGGACGGGCGCGGCTCACCCGCGCGAAACCCCGTTGGCAGCGCGCGCAAGCGGTCATCGACAACCTGGTGGGCGACACCGCCGTCAAACGGCTGCACGACGACCTCGACCGTCTCGACAGCCTGCTGCGCCAGCACCTCGGAGAAGCCGCATGAACACCGCCATGCCATCGCCCGCACCGCGCATGCATTGGGGTCTGCTGCTCGCCGCATCCGCCACCCTGATGATCACGATGGGGGCGCGGCAGACGACCGGACTGTTCGTCGCCCCGATCCACCAGGAAACCGGCATCGGCATCGCCGCGATCAGCTTCGCCCTCGCCATCGGCCAATTCACCTGGGGCGCGGTGCAGCCCGTGTTCGGCGCGGTGGCGGACAAGCGCGGTTCGACCGGCGTGCTGGTACTCGGCGCCGTCCTTCTCTCGCTGGGCCTCGCGCTCACGCCCCACCTGACCTCGCCATGGGGATTGATGTTTACGTTGGGCGTACTGACAGCGGCCGGCGCCGGCGCCGGCAGCTTCTCGATCCTGATCGGTGCGACCGCGCAACAACTGGCGCCCGAGAAGCGCTCCTTCGCCGCCGGCTTCATCAACGCAGGCGGTTCGCTGGGCCAATTCGTGTTCGCGCCGCTGGTGCAGGCCGTCATTGCCTTCGCCGGATGGGCCAGTGCGATGTACACGCTCGCGGTCGCGTCGCTGCTCGCGATCCCGCTGGCCTTCCCGCTGCGCAAGAAGGCCGTGACGACGACGGGCGCAACCACGGCCACCGCGATCGGCGACATCAGCCT comes from the Pseudoxanthomonas sp. YR558 genome and includes:
- a CDS encoding MFS transporter; its protein translation is MNTAMPSPAPRMHWGLLLAASATLMITMGARQTTGLFVAPIHQETGIGIAAISFALAIGQFTWGAVQPVFGAVADKRGSTGVLVLGAVLLSLGLALTPHLTSPWGLMFTLGVLTAAGAGAGSFSILIGATAQQLAPEKRSFAAGFINAGGSLGQFVFAPLVQAVIAFAGWASAMYTLAVASLLAIPLAFPLRKKAVTTTGATTATAIGDISLKQQIAIALRDRSYWMLHLGFFTCGVHIAFLVTHLPGEVALCGLPASVSAVALMLIGLFNVAGSLIAGALGQRVRMKWILAVMYASRAVMIALYLVSPPTPLTFYIFAAALGFTWLATVPPTAGLVGKLFGPRYLGTLFGLTLLSHQIGGFFGAWLGGLALERFGDYTWMWYADMVLALIAAAANLPIREASPKAVPAAA
- a CDS encoding MerC domain-containing protein, which produces MKSSLRSFIDRFAAAGSLVCALHCAITPLLLAAIPSLGLSVWLGDGFERAFVTFVTVLGLFSLIWGYRRHRAFRALGMLLFGLAALWAGVLYAPLHESVVPHAIVMTVGGMLVGLAHLLNLRLNHWHIHDASCAH
- a CDS encoding TonB-dependent receptor yields the protein MPSPRRIALPAPRLLVTALALALASPVAFANDAGAPQAKDLDAVVVTASPLKGNAESVATPVDVLYGEELDKAKAGTLGETVAKLPGVQTTYFGTGVGRPIIRGQEGPRVQVLSGGIGSMDASTVSADHAVSIEPFLADQVEVLKGPATLLFGSGAIGGAVNVVDGRLAESIPDEPLSGRAEVRGNTVNDERTGMFRLDGVSGKWVLHVDGLVRDTDDYDIPGVAILHDHDEGEEHEEAPQPNGTLPNSSVKTRAGAVGATYLGDRGYFGLAASTYRTNYGIPAGAHVHGEDDHDHDHDGEADHEDEAHEEGPVRIDMTQNRFDLKAGIYEPVSFLQSVNLRAAWNDYEHVELEGDEIGTRFTNEGYDARLEAVQKSWNGWRGAFGLQFGSTDFNAVGAEAFVPATTTDSLGVFVVQEKDFGPWKLELGGRYDQVKLKPDDRASRDFDAVNLSAAAIWRLSDGFDLRFGLDRSERAPTNEELFAGGTHVATQSIEIGDAALETEKGVRAEVGAHWHTDRMELKLAVYQTKFKDFIYLTDTGVEEEGYPVRLWAQDDATFTGAEAEAKIQLADTSAGAWDLRLYGDYVRAKLDGNGTRTVAFEVPHGDHTHAYEVDIAQGGYLPRISPMRFGADLGWSLGGWRASLGAVRYSKQDDVAQNEAPSDGYTLVDAHLAYRWDRTASSWEVFLDGSNLTDEEARPHTSMLRDYAPLPGRGVAFGLRAYF
- a CDS encoding MarR family winged helix-turn-helix transcriptional regulator, with translation MPTPTPSVCTCFRLRRASRRVTQVYDHELAAVGLSLNQYSILRRTEREPRALGGLADELGMDRTTLTRNLSPLVDAGLLETVRGEDARQRLVALTTEGRARLTRAKPRWQRAQAVIDNLVGDTAVKRLHDDLDRLDSLLRQHLGEAA